CGGATGTATTGATAGAATATAATGACAGTAATGCAAAATTCACTTTTGATGATACGGAACTTATTTGTAGGCTAATCGATGGGAAATATCCCAATTACGAAGCCGTAATTCCAAAGGAAAATCCCAACAAACTTACGATTGCAAGAAATCAGTTTTTAAGTTCGGTTAAAAGGGTTTCGATCTTTTCCAATAAAACAACACATCAAATACGTTTAAAAATAGCTGGAGCTGAATTGAATATCTCTGCAGAGGATATCGACTACTCCAATAAGGCTGAGGAACGATTGACCTGCTCTTATCAAGGAGACGATATGCAGATTGGGTTCAATTCAAGATTCCTTACCGAAATGTTGAACAATTTGGGATCCGACGAAGTTTCTCTGGAAATGAGTTTACCCAATCGTGCGGGAATTTTAACACCGATAGATGGTTTGGACGAGGGGGAAAATGTAACTATGTTGGTTATGCCGGTTATGCTGAACAATTAAATACCAACCTATATAAGAAAAAGGGGACCAAATTTGGCCCCTTTTTTTATTTTATACTAGGAAATGAAACGAATGGTTCCAAAGTAACTGGGAGATTCCCCATTGGCGGCCTTAACTGCATTTACTATGGGCATCACAAAGGATAAAATTCCGGTGAAAATCAATAATAATATGCCGGCTCCCAATAATAAAATGGCAGGTATCCCGATAATCACATAAAGAATTAAACTTAACTGAAGATTGATAATGGCCTTGCCATGTTCGTTCATTCCAATTACGGAATCTTTGGTACTGAGCCATATTACAAAAGGTACGATAAGCCCTCCAAAACCCGTAATATAATCCAGATATTGACTCAAATGGGCTATAATTAGTAGATTCCTATCTTCCCTAAGAGCTATATTTTGATTTACTACTTCCATTTTTTGATTGATTTTAAAGATGAATAACTACTTATATGACGAATAAATAGACAAATTGTTACAAAATTAAGGATAAGCTACACCTTTTTTTGTAGCTTTTTCAGCTTCTCGGATTCCTTAAACAGCCTATCATTTAGCTTGTCTATTTTCTTTTTTATTTTTTCAATATCCTTAGGTGAAAGTTTTCCTTTATGGATATTCCTTTCCATTTTATCTTTGAGGGAGCTTACTTGCTTTTCCATTTTGGAAATATCCTTTTTTGTAGACGAAATATCCTTTTCTAGTTTCTCGGCCTTTTTAGCCTCCTTTTCCAAACGATCTTGCTTTTTTTCTTTTTTCTGTTTTTTATTGACCTCCCTCCTAACCTTCCTTAATTCCATCCGTTCCTCTTTTCCCATAGTGTCCTGGGAATTCTCGGTTACCTCTTGTGCAGAAAGGCTAAACCCGTATAAGAATAAAAAGCAAACAAGTAAGAACACTTTTTTCATATTTTCATCTCAATTTGGTCATCCATTGAATGTAATAATAAATACGCTCTCCTAAAAATCAACTGGCAACAACTTTCTAAATGACTATTTTTGCAGTATGAATAGAAACGAGACCATAGTGGCTTTGGCTACGGCTTCGGGAGCTGGTGCCATTGCGGTTATTAGGGTATCTGGAAAAAATGCCATCTCCATAAGCTCGGAGCTGTTTAAGTCTGTAAGTGGAAAAAAGCTCGAAGAGCAAAAAACCCATACCATACATTTGGGCCACATTATGGATGGCGCCCAGATTTTGGACGAGGTCTTAGTGTCCGTATTCAAGGGACCGCATTCGTATACGGGCGAAAACGTGGTCGAGATATCCTGTCATGGCTCCCCATATATACAACAGGAAATCATTCAACTGTTTTTAAGAAACGGTTGCCGAATGGCCGAAGCCGGCGAATTTACCTTGCAGGCCTTTTTAAACGGTAAAATGGATTTGAGCCAGGCAGAGGCCGTTGCCGATTTAATCGCTTCTGAAAACGCTGCAAATCATCAAATAGCCATGCAACAAATGCGAGGGGGCTTTAGCGGTGAAATTCAAAAATTAAGGGAACAGCTATTAAATTTTGCCTCGCTTATAGAATTGGAGCTTGACTTTGCGGAAGAGGACGTGGAATTTGCCGATCGCACCCAATTTAAAGCTTTGGTCAATCGAATACAGGAGGTATTAAAAAGGTTAGTTAATTCCTTTGCCATTGGTAATGTATTAAAAAACGGTATTCCGGTGGCCATTGTAGGCGAACCCAATGTAGGCAAATCCACGCTTTTAAATGCTCTTTTGAATGAAGATCGCGCTATCGTATCGGACATTGCCGGAACCACGAGGGACAGTATAGAGGATGAAATAACCATTAGCGGTATCGGTTTTAGATTCATAGATACAGCTGGTATCCGAGATACTGAAGATGTGGTGGAGAGTATTGGTATAAAAAAAACATTTGAAAAAATAGCACAATCGCAAGTCATCATTTTATTGGTGGATGGAAGTAACTTAAACTTGGTCGATTCCCATACCGATAAATTGTCCAATATTCATTTGGAAGCCAATAAAATTAGAAGTACAAATCCAGAAAAGCCTTTTTTACTTTTAGTGAATAAATCCGATGTGCTTTCGGAAGAAACAAAGAATATCATTAAAACCGAATTGGAGGATGCCCATTTTATTTCGGCAAAAACCGGCAATGGTGTTGATGAATTACAAAACCGGTTACTTGAATTTGTGAATACGGGTGCCTTGCGAAATAATGAGACCATTGTAACCAATAGTCGCCATTACGATTCTCTCTTAAGGGCTTTGCAGGCCATAGAAAAGGTTCAAATAGGTTTGGGCGAAGACCTATCCTCTGACTTAATGGCCATTGATGTAAAGGAAACCTTATATCATTTGGGCGAAATCACCGGAGAGGTTACCAATGATGAACTTTTAGGTAATATATTCGCCAATTTCTGCATCGGGAAGTAAAACCATTTTAAACAAATTAAATGTTTAGTTTTTTTACAAAGAAGAAATTTTTGATAGACTACTTAGAGGGCTTTGTGGACATTCACAACCACATTCTTCCGGGCATTGACGACGGTGCAAAAACAGTCGAAGATTCGTTAGCACTTATTAAAGGTTTTGCCGAGTTTGGCGTAACGGATTTTATCTGTACGCCCCATATCATGGAGAACTATTATCCCAATACTCCAAAAACCATTCGTAATTCCTTAATGTTGCTTCAAAATGCCTTAAAAAAGTACGATTTAAGCAAGGTATATATTGAAGCGGCTGCAGAGCACATGATAGATTCCGGGTTTGAGGGTAGGTTGGAAGAACATAAGATAATGCCACTTGCAGATAATTATATCCTCATAGAGATGTCCTATTTACAGCCTTCTTTGAATCTATATGATATGGTAGAAAAAATTTCTGAAAATAAACTCTATCCTATCTTGGCCCATCCTGAACGCTATAATTTTCTACACGGAAAAATCAAATCCTTTGAAGAGTTCAAAAAGAAAGGAATGCTCCTCCAATTGAACATACTGTCCGTTTCCGGATATTATGGCAAGGAGGTACAGAAGACAGCCTTATCCCTATTGGATAATAACCTGTTGGACTTTGTAGCAACGGACATCCATAACACCAGACAGCTAACTGCTCTTAAAGAAATGGAACTTAAAGAACAGACCATAGATGTACTAAAACCTATCATCGAAAGGACGACCTATAATTTTCGAAAATAAGGTGTACTAGGCAGTTTTAAGATAACTGGAGAAAATTCTCAAGGATTTGATTATTAAAAAATCGCAAACACCGAATTCCAAGATTTAAATAAAAAGACAAAAATACCCCATTTTCAAGGCAAGCCCTGAAACGGGGTAGATTTTTTACAGTAATAAATGTGGATACCCTTGATTGTAGGGCTTGGTTTATTTCTGAATATGGGTATTTAAAATTTCCACCATTTCTTGGTTGTTTTGCTATAGCCATAACCATATTTTCCACCATAACCAAGATTATCCAAACTAACATCATTTACGACAAAAGAAAGATTTTTCAATTTTCCTTCTTCCTTAAGTTGAAGCGGGAATTCAACCGCTTTTGTTTCGGTAACCCCAGCTCGTGTTACATACACAAGATGGTCTGCGTACGGAGTGATTAATAAGGTATCACTTACCACCATTAAAGGGGCCGTATCTACGATAACGTAGTCGTACTTCTGCGAAACGTTATCAAATAGTTCCTTAACCCGATCGCTCATTAAAAGTTCTGCGGGGTTGGGCGGTATTTTACCGGAATAAATGACATCTATGGTATTATGATGCACCAACATGGGATTGATAATATCGCTAACCTCAATAGATTCATTATGAATGTATTCTGTAAGGCCGGCATCCTTGTTTCGTTCCGTACGCTTCATTTTATCCACGGAGTCCCCGGTAAAAAAAGAATAAAATTTCGGATTTCTAATATCCGCACCAATTAGTAACACTTTTTTGTTGGTACTGGCCAATATCATGGCCAAATTTGTTGAAATAAAAGTCTTTCCTTCCCCGGGTACACTTGAAGTAATAAAAACCTTATTGTTCTTCCCTAATACTCCCTCTTTTTTGGATTTTATGAGATAATCCAAATTGGTTCTAAAGATTCGTAGTGACTCAGCCAATACGGAGCGATCATCCTTTATGATTAATTTGGCGTCTTTATTGCCCAGCTTTGGAACTTCGCCCAATACTGGCACATCTTTGGTAATATCCTCAAGACTATGCTTGTTATGTATTTTATTATCCAAAAGATTTTTGGCATAAATTAGGCCAAAGGGCACTAAAAGCCCTAAAATTATAGAAGCCAAATAGGTAATGGCAGACTTTGGTTTAACGGGATTTTGTTGAACCAAATGGGCCATATCGATTACCTTGGATTTAGGAGAACTGGAAGCCATAGCGATTTGCGACTCTTCCCGTTTCTGTAGAAGATATAAAAAGAGGGATTCCGTAGTCTGTTGTTGCCGTTCTATATCCCTCAATTTACGGGAGGTAGTAGGTGCAGAATAAATTTTGGAATTGATTCTCGACAACTGACCTGACAAATTGTTTACCTGTAATCCTAAATTTCTTTCAACCCCGGATAAACTGGATTGTATGGTCTGCTTTAGTCCTGATAATTGTTGATCTAAATTGACAATAATCGGGTTCTGTGCATCTGCACTTTTTAGCAGTCGTTTTCTTTCCAACGCCAATTCATTATATTTAGCGGTAGCACTGGAAATGCTAGGATCTGTTAACCCAACATTGGCTGGAAGCACTTCAAAACCATTCTCCTCGGACAAATATTGGTTCATGCCACTAGCTATGTTCAACTGCGTCCTGGCATTCTCCAATTCTTGTCTATTTGCCGCACTCAAATTGACGGCAATGTTGGATTCACTAGCCAAGTCGGTAATACCTCTTTCCGTTTTAAATTCTTGGGCATCCTGATCTACGGAACTCAACTCCGATGAAATATCCAAAATCCGTTCATTGATAAAATTAGAAGTGCG
This window of the Maribacter cobaltidurans genome carries:
- a CDS encoding DUF4870 domain-containing protein, whose amino-acid sequence is MEVVNQNIALREDRNLLIIAHLSQYLDYITGFGGLIVPFVIWLSTKDSVIGMNEHGKAIINLQLSLILYVIIGIPAILLLGAGILLLIFTGILSFVMPIVNAVKAANGESPSYFGTIRFIS
- the mnmE gene encoding tRNA uridine-5-carboxymethylaminomethyl(34) synthesis GTPase MnmE, with amino-acid sequence MNRNETIVALATASGAGAIAVIRVSGKNAISISSELFKSVSGKKLEEQKTHTIHLGHIMDGAQILDEVLVSVFKGPHSYTGENVVEISCHGSPYIQQEIIQLFLRNGCRMAEAGEFTLQAFLNGKMDLSQAEAVADLIASENAANHQIAMQQMRGGFSGEIQKLREQLLNFASLIELELDFAEEDVEFADRTQFKALVNRIQEVLKRLVNSFAIGNVLKNGIPVAIVGEPNVGKSTLLNALLNEDRAIVSDIAGTTRDSIEDEITISGIGFRFIDTAGIRDTEDVVESIGIKKTFEKIAQSQVIILLVDGSNLNLVDSHTDKLSNIHLEANKIRSTNPEKPFLLLVNKSDVLSEETKNIIKTELEDAHFISAKTGNGVDELQNRLLEFVNTGALRNNETIVTNSRHYDSLLRALQAIEKVQIGLGEDLSSDLMAIDVKETLYHLGEITGEVTNDELLGNIFANFCIGK
- a CDS encoding tyrosine-protein phosphatase translates to MIDYLEGFVDIHNHILPGIDDGAKTVEDSLALIKGFAEFGVTDFICTPHIMENYYPNTPKTIRNSLMLLQNALKKYDLSKVYIEAAAEHMIDSGFEGRLEEHKIMPLADNYILIEMSYLQPSLNLYDMVEKISENKLYPILAHPERYNFLHGKIKSFEEFKKKGMLLQLNILSVSGYYGKEVQKTALSLLDNNLLDFVATDIHNTRQLTALKEMELKEQTIDVLKPIIERTTYNFRK
- a CDS encoding GumC family protein — protein: MEIEDVVKVYTKKWKWFVIGGTIGILLAFLYLRYATPEYAGQVKIHIIEEQNASSELAAFNDLDILGVGGINKVEDEIEILNSRSNFIEVVQNLKLNIKYQVLGNVKSSEIYSDRPINVNFIESDSLINESELVFFLEPNNQNSFGFSLEEDGPFKSYTYGENIPTSIGDIVITPDAKYLKNYIGKKLSVSITPIFKVAEGYQAKTMIQATGDKSNIITISLTDAIPQKSIDILNRLIYVYNANAIEDKKIIADRTSNFINERILDISSELSSVDQDAQEFKTERGITDLASESNIAVNLSAANRQELENARTQLNIASGMNQYLSEENGFEVLPANVGLTDPSISSATAKYNELALERKRLLKSADAQNPIIVNLDQQLSGLKQTIQSSLSGVERNLGLQVNNLSGQLSRINSKIYSAPTTSRKLRDIERQQQTTESLFLYLLQKREESQIAMASSSPKSKVIDMAHLVQQNPVKPKSAITYLASIILGLLVPFGLIYAKNLLDNKIHNKHSLEDITKDVPVLGEVPKLGNKDAKLIIKDDRSVLAESLRIFRTNLDYLIKSKKEGVLGKNNKVFITSSVPGEGKTFISTNLAMILASTNKKVLLIGADIRNPKFYSFFTGDSVDKMKRTERNKDAGLTEYIHNESIEVSDIINPMLVHHNTIDVIYSGKIPPNPAELLMSDRVKELFDNVSQKYDYVIVDTAPLMVVSDTLLITPYADHLVYVTRAGVTETKAVEFPLQLKEEGKLKNLSFVVNDVSLDNLGYGGKYGYGYSKTTKKWWKF